In Deltaproteobacteria bacterium, the sequence CGGCCCACGACTCGCCCGCCAGCACCCACGCGTCGTCGGCATACGAGTGCTTGGCGTGGGCACTCGCGAGCGACTCGAAGGCCTGCGCGGCGAGTTCGTGCTTGCCCTCGGCGTAGCGGCCACGCGCAGCCTGGTACGCGGCCTTGACCCCGAGGTCCTCGCCCGCCGCACCGGCCAGCTTGCACTGCGCGAACGCGGCCTCGAAGTGCGGCCGCGACTTCGCGCGCTCGCGCTGCTTGAACACCGCAGTGCCCTTGGCGAACAACGCCTGACAGCGCTGCAGCGGCGTGAGGCCCTTGCTCGCGAGCAGCTCGTCGGCCGCGCGGATGGCCTGGCGGTAGCGGCTGCGGTCGACCATCGCGTCGAGGCGCGCGAGCGCGACCTGGCGCTCGAACTCTCGGCTCGCAGCGCCCTTGCCCTGACGTGCGGCCTGCAGTCGCGGCAGCTCGCGCTCGGCCTCTTCGGCGTAGCTCGACAGCGGCACCGCCAGCAACAGTGACTGGTAGAGCTCGATCGCCTGCTCGCGCTGGGCGGCGTCCTCGGATCGCGACAGTGAGCGCGCGAGCTTGGCGGTGACCTCGTGACGCCGATCGCCACCGGCGAACTCGGCGAGGTAGCGACGATACTCGGCCTGCGCGCCCGCGATGTCGTCGGTGCGCAGCCGTGCGTCGGCCCGCACGATCACCGCGTCGCCCTGCAGCGGTGAGCCCCGCAGCGTCGCAGCGTCGAGCGCGTCCACCAGCGCCAACGCGCCGGCAGGATCGCTGCCGTCGAGCAGCGCCTGGGCCTGCAGCAGGCGCAGACGCAGCTCGACCTTGGCCAGCGCGGGCGCCTGCCGAGCCTCGTCGAAACGCTTCGCGGCCGCGAGGTGGTCGCCGCGCTGGAGGTCCTCGAGGCCGCGCAGCCACTGGGCGGCGCCGCGATCGTCCCGCGACAGCGCCGGGTCGGCCAGCAGCGCATCGAGCTTCGCGAGCGCCGTGCCGTGGTCGCCGCGCTCGCGCGCGAGGATCGCCTCGCGCCCCGGACCCTCGGCGAACCACAGGTCGCGCTCCGGGGCGAGCCGCCGCTCCACCTCGGGCGGCGGGTCCGTGGCCTCCGCGCCGCCGTCGACCTGCAACGCCACCGCCGGGGTCTCGCGGTGACAGGCGAGCGCCAGGGCGAGCGCCAAGCCGGCGCGGCGCGTGGCCGGGCTCAGCACCTCACACCAACCGCGTGGGTTCGTGCTCGGGGTCGTAGATCTCGACGCGGTTGCGACCGTTGCGCTTGGCGGTGTAGAGCGCCGCGTCGGCGGCCTCCACCAGTGCCTCGGCGGTCGGGCGCACCAGCATGCCGAGGTCGGCGACGCCGAGCGAGACCGTGACGGTCAGCGTGCGTGCGTCGAGATCGAAGGGCTTGGCGGCGATCACGTCGAGTATACGGTAAGCAGCTCGCGAGGCTCGCAGCGCGTCGACGTCGCGGCAGATCAGCGCGAACTCTTCGCCGCCGTAGCGGGCGAAGATGTCCTCGCTGCGGGTGGTGCCCTCGACGCGGTCCGACAGCGCGCGCAGGATCTCGTCGCCCGCAGGGTGGCCGTAGGTGTCGTTGATCTGCTTGAAGCCGTCGATGTCGAACAACACCAGCGACAGCGGCTTGCCGTGGCGCAGCGCGAA encodes:
- a CDS encoding transglycosylase SLT domain-containing protein, with protein sequence MLSPATRRAGLALALALACHRETPAVALQVDGGAEATDPPPEVERRLAPERDLWFAEGPGREAILARERGDHGTALAKLDALLADPALSRDDRGAAQWLRGLEDLQRGDHLAAAKRFDEARQAPALAKVELRLRLLQAQALLDGSDPAGALALVDALDAATLRGSPLQGDAVIVRADARLRTDDIAGAQAEYRRYLAEFAGGDRRHEVTAKLARSLSRSEDAAQREQAIELYQSLLLAVPLSSYAEEAERELPRLQAARQGKGAASREFERQVALARLDAMVDRSRYRQAIRAADELLASKGLTPLQRCQALFAKGTAVFKQRERAKSRPHFEAAFAQCKLAGAAGEDLGVKAAYQAARGRYAEGKHELAAQAFESLASAHAKHSYADDAWVLAGESWAEAGDDARARKAWEQALAVDGDMLEEARRRLLVAAFGRGDDAEALRLVDAGLASSKPSIAERAKLHYFRGRALQRMGDVEGAEAAWLAVLDAGPLEYPALQALSRLRELGDRAWRGGIARLDAPAAAGADATAAPVGSDAALVLARLGLGEWAQDELRSASIKGWPAAYVLNQAGLYTGAQKLIASMGTTWRSTPPAQAPREWTAAHPQPFLELIEPGEPRLGVPKWLTYAIMQTESRFDPHATSFAGARGLIQLMPSTAKAVAQQAEVVLRSDEALYDPATNLELGMHHLASLVARYGGGDPAVALAIPSYNAGAGAVEKWLAARGGLDLDVFIEGIPYDETRKYTQSVLGRWLAYRVLYGEQGTAERVPYLALRITR